The Manis javanica isolate MJ-LG chromosome 4, MJ_LKY, whole genome shotgun sequence genome contains a region encoding:
- the TNFRSF1B gene encoding tumor necrosis factor receptor superfamily member 1B, which translates to MAPAALWAALAVGLCTVPAQVAFALYVPEPGSSCQPQDYFDTGAQACCSLCPPGHHLQSYCNKTSDTKCAPCEDSTYTELWNRAFQCLSCDSRCSSNQVETQACTREQNRICTCRPGWYCMLRRQEGCRLCTPLRKCRPGFGVAKPGTATSDVVCAPCGAGTFSDTTSPTDTCRPHQICLSVSIPGNASMDAVCTAVLPTMRMAPGSAPTSQTGAGSSQHTAPTPGPSRAPSTFFLLPVGPSPPVEGLSTGNISLPIGVIAGVTAFCLVLIGLVNCVIMMHKKEKPLCLQGEAKVPHLPADKARGAPGSEQQHLLTAAPSSSSSSLESSASAVDRRAPSRSQLQAPGPKKASGSGEARASSGSSEPSLGGHGTQVNVTCIVNVCSSSDHSTQCPSQASSTTGESDASPSGSPKDEQVPFSKEECPFQSQPGAPETLLQSPEEKPLPLGVPDAGMKHS; encoded by the exons GTGGCATTTGCCCTCTACGTCCCGGAACCCGGAAGCTCATGCCAGCCGCAAGACTACTTTGACACGGGGGCCCAAGCATGCTGCAGCCTGTGTCCACCTG GCCACCATTTACAATCCTACTGCAACAAGACTTCAGATACCAAGTGTGCCCCCTGCGAGGACAGCACGTACACCGAGCTCTGGAACCGGGCTTTCCAGTGCTTGAGCTGTGACTCCCGCTGCAGCTCCA ACCAAGTGGAAACCCAAGCCTGCACTCGGGAACAGAACCGCATCTGCACCTGCAGGCCGGGCTGGTACTGCATgctgaggaggcaggaggggtgcCGGCTGTGTACACCCCTGCGCAAGTGTCGCCCCGGCTTTGGCGTGGCCAAACCAG GAACTGCAACGTCAGACGTCGTGTGTGCTCCCTGTGGCGCAGGGACGTTCTCCGACACTACATCGCCCACAGATACTTGCAGGCCCCACCAGAT TTGTCTCTCCGTGTCCATCCCAGGCAACGCAAGCATGGATGCGGTGTGCACAGCTGTGCTCCCCACCATGAGAATGGCCCCAGGCTCAGCCCCCACGTCCCAGACAGGAGCCGGGAGCTCCCAACACACGGCCCCAACTCCAGGCCCCAGCAGAGCTCCTAGCACCTTCTTCCTGCTCCCGGTGGGCCCAAGCCCCCCAGTTGAAGGACTCAGCACAGGCAACATCTCTCTGCCCATTG gaGTGATTGCTGGTGTGACAGCCTTCTGTCTGGTACTTATAGGGCTGGTGAACTGTGTCATCATGATGCATAAGAAAG AGAAGCCCTTATGCCTACAAGGAGAAGCCAAGGTG CCTCACCTGCCTGCTGATAAGGCCCGCGGTGCTCCAGGCTCTGAGCAGCAGCATCTGCTGACCGCAGCACCGAGCTCCAGCAGCAGCTCCTTGGAGAGCTCCGCCAGCGCTGTGGACAGGAGGGCGCCCTCCAGGAGCCAGCTGCAGGCACCGGGGCCCAAGAAGGCCAGTGGGTCTGGGGAGGCCCGGGCCAGCTCTGGCAGCTCAG AGCCCTCTCTCGGTGGCCACGGGACCCAGGTCAACGTCACCTGCATCGTGAATGTTTGTAGCAGCTCTGACCACAGCACCCAGTGCCCCTCCCAGGCCAGCTCCACGACAGGGGAATCGGACGCCAGTCCCTCAGGCTCCCCGAAGGATGAGCAGGTCCCCTTCTCCAAGGAGGAATGCCCTTTTCAGTCCCAGCCGGGGGCACCAGAGACTCTGCTGCAGAGCCCAGAGGAGAAGCCCCTGCCCCTTGGTGTGCCTGATGCTGGGATGAAGCACAGTTAA